In the Diachasmimorpha longicaudata isolate KC_UGA_2023 chromosome 1, iyDiaLong2, whole genome shotgun sequence genome, one interval contains:
- the LOC135160986 gene encoding protoporphyrinogen oxidase — protein MTAIVGGGMGGLSAAFYALENPKIGPLILLEASDRLGGWIKSEKSKSNAIFEKGPRTMRPREVAGRNTLDMIDRLDLTNHIIPILPSHASARNRFVYADKKLHPLPNSFRSLFTVNPPFNRPLFTAMINDLIAKKGETKDESMYSFVQRRFGGDIADYLISPLLCGICAGDAEKISVNFLMKHLAEVEQKHRSIVIGLLKDTLRDIFDAKRKAEALKLKNRTFEGSAGRAAREDWAIWGLQGGLQQIPEALEKELTSKDVEIRRRTPVRNMTFKPECVELEVDDQVQKYERVIASLSATRLAKILERQHPQLARELEAIPTVTVAVINFEFPGKVLPMEAFGFLVPPKEKIPILGVIFDSCVFPQESSTVLTVMMGGAWFNDYFGGNSSQDYMVAVALDQLRSILGIKVDPSDTHFEILENCIPQYVVGHEERLKRIRNYITAHKMPLTLCGSSYQGVGLNDVILSAKQAVHDIS, from the exons ATGACAGCAATTGTGGGTGGAGGTATGGGGGGTCTCTCTGCCGCGTTTTACGCCTTAGAGAACCCAAAAATTGGCCCCTTAATTCTCCTGGAGGCATCGGACCGTCTGGGCGGATGGATCAAGagcgaaaaatcaaaatccaaTGCTATTTTTGAGAAGGGACCGAGAACAATGAGGCCCAGAGAAGTAGCTGGCAGGAACACCCTCGATATGATTGACAGGCTCGATCTCACCAACCATATCATACCCATTCTGCCATCACATGCCTCAGCCAGAAATCGTTTTGTCTACGCCGATAAAAAATTGCATCCCCTACCTAACTCCTTTCGGAGTCTATTCACAGTGAATCCTCCATTCAATCGACCGCTCTTCACGGCCATGATTAATGATCTAATAGCGAAAAAGGGAGAGACGAAGGATGAAAGCATGTACAGCTTCGTACAGaggagatttggaggagaCATTGCTGATTATTTGATTAGTCCCTTGTTGTGCGGTATTTGCGCAGGGGATGCTGAAAAAATTAGTGTTAATTTCCTGATGAAGCATCTCGCAGAGGTCGAACAAAAGCACCGATCGATAGTCATAGGGTTGTTGAAAGATACACTGCGAGATATTTTCGATGCGAAGCGAAAGGCAGAagcattaaaattgaaaaatagaacTTTTGAGGGCTCGGCAGGGCGTGCTGCGAGAGAGGACTGGGCAATCTGGGGCCTCCAGGGGGGTCTCCAACAGATTCCAGAGGCACTGGAGAAGGAACTGACATCGAAAGATGTAGAAATTAGGCGAAGGACTCCAGTTAGAAATATGACGTTTAAACCGGAGTGTGTGGAGTTAGAAGTGGATGACCAAGTTCAGAAGTATGAGAGAGTAATTGCCAGCTTGTCGGCGACAAGATTAGCTAAAATCCTGGAGAGACAGCATCCACAGCTGGCGAGAGAACTCGAAGCCATTCCCACGGTTACCGTCGCtgtcattaattttgaatttccagGGAAAGTGCTGCCCATGGAGGCCTTCGGGTTCCTAGTGCCTCCGAAGGAGAAAATTCCCATTCTAGGGGTGATCTTTGATTCTTGTGTATTTCCACAAGAATCGTCGACG GTACTGACAGTAATGATGGGTGGTGCATGGTTCAACGATTATTTCGGTGGTAATTCATCGCAAGATTACATGGTAGCAGTAGCTCTCGATCAATTGAGAAGTATTCTGGGGATAAAGGTGGATCCCTCAGACACTCACTTCGAAATTCTGGAGAATTGCATTCCTCAGTATGTCGTTGGTCACGAGGAAAGACTCAAGAGAATACGTAATTATATCACTGCTCATAAAATGCCTCTCACACTGTGTGGCTCCTCTTATCAAGGCGTTGGGCTTAACGACGTTATTCTGTCGGCGAAACAGGCCGTTCATGATATTTCGTaa